From Triticum urartu cultivar G1812 chromosome 2, Tu2.1, whole genome shotgun sequence, a single genomic window includes:
- the LOC125535292 gene encoding UDP-glucosyltransferase UGT13248-like isoform X1 → MESTPAATASSGVGHGGGNEGATVLLLPIPGALGHTNPMLELGRRLAHHGLRPTFVTTRHVLSVTPPPGAPFRVAAISDGFDAGGFASCPDPAEYFSRLEAVGSETLRELLLSEEAAAVRVLVYDSHLPWAGRVARAAGVPTAALFTQPCAVNVVYGEVWAGRLALPVTDGRELLAHGALGLELGPEDVPPFVAAPESLAVFLKTSIEQFDGVEDADDVLVNSFSDMEPKEVDYMKLTWGAKPIGPTLPSFYLGDDRLPSNKSYGFNVFVDDAACIDWLEKQSISSVVLVSNGSYANYDATQLEELGNGLCNSSKPFLWVVRSDEAHKLFEQLKVKCEKNGLIVSWCPQLEVLAHKAIGCFVTHCGWNSTLEAVVCGVPLVGIPHWADQPTIAKYVESMWGMGVRLRKSETGSLRSAEVERCVREVMDGDKNDEYKRNATKWMKKAKKAMREGGTSDKHIVEFVAKYSSI, encoded by the exons ATGGAGAGCACGCCGGCGGCCACCGCCAGCTCGGGCGTCGGCCATGGAGGCGGCAACGAGGGCGCGACCGTGCTCCTCCTGCCGATCCCGGGGGCGCTGGGCCACACGAACCCGATGCTGGAGCTGGGCCGCCGCCTGGCGCACCACGGCCTCCGCCCCACGTTCGTCACCACCCGCCACGTGCTCTCCGTCACCCCGCCTCCCGGCGCGCCCTTCCGCGTGGCCGCCATCTCCGACGGCTTCGACGCCGGCGGCTTCGCCTCGTGCCCGGACCCTGCCGAGTACTTCTCCCGTCTGGAGGCCGTGGGGTCCGAGACGCTGCGGGAGCTCCTGCTGTCGGAGGAGGCGGCCGCGGTGCGCGTGCTGGTGTACGACTCGCACCTGCCGTGGGCGGGGCGGGTGGCGCGGGCTGCCGGCGTGCCCACCGCGGCGTTGTTCACGCAGCCGTGCGCGGTGAACGTCGTCTACGGGGAGGTGTGGGCGGGGCGGCTGGCGCTGCCGGTGACGGACGGGCGTGAGCTGCTGGCGCACGGAGCGCTGGGCTTGGAGCTGGGGCCGGAAGACGTGCCGCCATTCGTGGCGGCACCGGAGTCGCTGGCGGTGTTCCTTAAGACGTCGATTGAGCAGTTCGACGGGGTGGAGGACGCCGACGACGTGCTCGTCAACTCTTTCAGCGACATGGAGCCGAAG GAGGTGGATTACATGAAGTTAACATGGGGAGCGAAGCCTATAGGTCCCACCTTGCCATCATTTTATCTCGGCGATGATCGCCTGCCATCCAACAAGTCTTATGGTTTCAACGTTTTTGTTGATGACGCGGCATGCATAGATTGGCTTGAAAAGCAGAGCATCTCCTCTGTTGTGCTTGTATCAAATGGGAGTTACGCAAACTATGACGCGACTCAGTTGGAGGAGCTTGGCAATGGTCTATGCAATTCTAGCAAACCTTTCCTCTGGGTTGTTAGATCCGACGAGGCACACAAGTTATTTGAGCAACTCAAGGTGAAATGTGAGAAAAATGGATTAATTGTCTCTTGGTGCCCCCAGCTTGAGGTTCTAGCACACAAGGCAATTG GTTGTTTCGTTACCCACTGTGGATGGAACTCGACACTAGAGGCAGTTGTTTGTGGTGTACCTCTTGTGGGAATTCCGCACTGGGCGGACCAACCCACTATCGCAAAGTATGTGGAGAGCATGTGGGGTATGGGTGTGCGATTGCGGAAGAGTGAAACTGGATCACTAAGGAGTGCGGAGGTCGAGAGGTGTGTTAGAGAGGTAATGGATGGGGATAAAAACGACGAGTACAAAAGGAATGCTACGAAGTggatgaaaaaggctaagaaggcAATGCGAGAAGGAGGAACCTCAGACAAGCATATCGTTGAATTCGTTGCCAAGTATTCGTCAATTTAA
- the LOC125535292 gene encoding UDP-glucosyltransferase UGT13248-like isoform X2 produces MESTPAATASSGVGHGGGNEGATVLLLPIPGALGHTNPMLELGRRLAHHGLRPTFVTTRHVLSVTPPPGAPFRVAAISDGFDAGGFASCPDPAEYFSRLEAVGSETLRELLLSEEAAAVRVLVYDSHLPWAGRVARAAGVPTAALFTQPCAVNVVYGEVWAGRLALPVTDGRELLAHGALGLELGPEDVPPFVAAPESLAVFLKTSIEQFDGVEDADDVLVNSFSDMEPKVVSLPTVDGTRH; encoded by the exons ATGGAGAGCACGCCGGCGGCCACCGCCAGCTCGGGCGTCGGCCATGGAGGCGGCAACGAGGGCGCGACCGTGCTCCTCCTGCCGATCCCGGGGGCGCTGGGCCACACGAACCCGATGCTGGAGCTGGGCCGCCGCCTGGCGCACCACGGCCTCCGCCCCACGTTCGTCACCACCCGCCACGTGCTCTCCGTCACCCCGCCTCCCGGCGCGCCCTTCCGCGTGGCCGCCATCTCCGACGGCTTCGACGCCGGCGGCTTCGCCTCGTGCCCGGACCCTGCCGAGTACTTCTCCCGTCTGGAGGCCGTGGGGTCCGAGACGCTGCGGGAGCTCCTGCTGTCGGAGGAGGCGGCCGCGGTGCGCGTGCTGGTGTACGACTCGCACCTGCCGTGGGCGGGGCGGGTGGCGCGGGCTGCCGGCGTGCCCACCGCGGCGTTGTTCACGCAGCCGTGCGCGGTGAACGTCGTCTACGGGGAGGTGTGGGCGGGGCGGCTGGCGCTGCCGGTGACGGACGGGCGTGAGCTGCTGGCGCACGGAGCGCTGGGCTTGGAGCTGGGGCCGGAAGACGTGCCGCCATTCGTGGCGGCACCGGAGTCGCTGGCGGTGTTCCTTAAGACGTCGATTGAGCAGTTCGACGGGGTGGAGGACGCCGACGACGTGCTCGTCAACTCTTTCAGCGACATGGAGCCGAAG GTTGTTTCGTTACCCACTGTGGATGGAACTCGACACTAG